In the Candidatus Fusobacterium pullicola genome, CTACAAGAACTAAGTGATAATACAGCAAAAATACTGAATGACAATTACTATCTAACTCCATTGTTTTTACTAATTTTTTTATATATCTACTGATTGTATTATATCACTTTGTCTTCTAAAAAACAATAGGGCAATTCATCGCACCACCTATAGAGGTGGGCGACTTCTTGCCCGTTAGGTTAAATCTGAATTTCCTAGTTTTTTATATTTCATATTTATCTTCCCTCACTTAAAATATTCCTAATTATTTTAAAAAGTATTCCCAAAGCATTTAAACTACGAGGAAAACCACAATAAGCATATAACTGTATCATACTTTCCTTTATCTCATTTACAGTTACTCCTTTTTCTAAAGCCAACTTTATACTTTTCTCTAGTTCTATCATATCTCCTTTTGCTGTAAAAACTGAAACTATAACAATACTTTTCTCTCTATCTGTCATCTTTCTCACCCCTATCTTTATTATTTCATATGTTTTTTATACCATCTAGAGTCCACTCCAAGTCAAGATATTTATTTTTTTATTTTTTCTCTTGACTTAGAGTTAACTCTAAGGAATATAATTAAAACATAGAAAAAAGTATTAGAAAATTTATATATTTAACTTATGAGGATTACAATAAATTATAATAATATTTAATGGAGGTTTTAACATGAAACTTGATTTTAATTACTATAACCCAACAAAAATCTACTTTGGAAAAACATCTCTTAATAATTTAAAAGATGAGTTGAAAAACTATGGAAAAACTATTCTCTTAGTTTATGGTAAAAATTCTATTAAAAAAAATGGACTTTATGATAAAATTATAACTATTTTAAAGGAAGCTGATAAGAAGGTTATTGAGCTTGCTGGAATTAAATCTAATCCTACATATAAACAGATGATGGAGGGAGCAAGACTTGTTAGAGAAAATAATGTAGATTTAATTTTAGGAGTTGGGGGAGGATCAGTTATAGATTGTTCTAAGGCTATCTCTGTATCTGCCTATTGCAATGGTGACCCTTGGGAAAAATATTGGGTTAACTTTGAAAAGATAGACAATAAAATTATTCCTGTAGGTGCTGTTTTAACTATGGCAGGAACAGGCTCTGAAATGAATGGTGGTTCTGTTATAACTAATGAAGAGAAAATGCTAAAAAATGGAAGAGTTTTCTCTCCTGATGTTTATCCAAAATTCTCTATCTTAAATCCTGAATATACTTATACTGTTCCTAAATATCAGATGGTTAGTGGAATATTTGATACTCTTTCTCACTTGATGGAACAATATTTCTCTGGTGATGATAATAATACTACTGATTATATACTTGAAGGAGTTATGGAGGCTCTTATTGATAATGCTAGAGTTGCTCTTAACAATCCAGAAGATTATGAAGCTAGAAGCAACATCATGTGGTGTACAACTATTGGTTTAAATACAATTACAGGGGTATCTAAAACACAAGACTGGGAAGTTCATATGATTGAACATCAACTAGGTGCTTATACTGATTGTGCCCATGGTATTGGATTGGCTATTATATCTGTCCCTTATTACAAATATATCTACAAGTATGGACTAGATAAATTTGTAAGATTTGCTAAAAAGATTTGGAAAATTGACGATAAAAACTTAACAAAAGATGAAATAGCTATTGCTGGAATTGAAAAGCTTGCTGACTTCATAAAAGAACTTGGTATTCCAACTACTTTGAGAGAGATAGGTACAACAGAAGATATGCTTCCTAAAATTGCTAACTCTACTATCATACTTGATGGTGGATATAAAAAATTAACTTCCAATGAAATTTTAAATATTTTAAAAGAAGCTTACTAATTATAAAAAAGCTACTCTTGTATAAGATACTTGAGTAGCTTTTTTATTCTATATCTCTATTTTTTATTCTCAACATATGAGAATAATCTCTCTTCTAACCAATATGGTTCTTTAAAAAATCTTGCATAACCTACATGTCCCCCATACTTTGTAATCTGTAAAGTTACATGTTTATTTTTTTTAGCCTCTCTTATAGGATAGCACTCCTCTGACATAATAGGGTCATCTTCTGCCATTAGTATAAAAGTAGGTACCTTTATAAAAGGAATAGCCTTCTTAGGACTGACCTTCTCATAATAATCCTCTGCATCTCTATAACCATATTGAGGTGCTGTAAATATGTTGTCAAACTCCTCTATTGTTTCACATGCCAAAATCTTATCTATCTCTATTTTTTTAGGATAGATAACAGATTTCTCCAGCATTTTCTTTTTCAATTTATCCATGAAATATTTTGTATAAATTTTATTTTCTTTTTTTACAAAGGTTCTTGCACTTCCAAGTGGGTCACATGGTGCAGATACAGCCATAGCACAAAATATATTTTTAGGTAGTTCCTTTTGACTTCCTAAATAGTTTAAAACTAGACCTCCACCTAAACTAAATCCTGCTATTACCACTTTTTTATAGTCAGCTGTCTTTTTTAATACTACTTCTAAATCTTCAATCTGTCCCATATTATAGAATTTTACTTTTCTATTAATCTCTCCGCTACAACCACGATAATTCATAGCTAAAACGTCCCAGCCTCTCTCTGAGAAATATTTAGCCATTCCCTGTATGTATTTACTTCTAGAGCTCCCCTCTAGTCCATGACATAAAACAATGACTTTAGTATGTCCATTTTTTATCCAATCTATATCTATGAAGTCTAAATCTGGGGTGTTTATTCTCTCTCTTCTATATCTTACCTCTACACTTCTAAAAATAGTTGGAAAACAAGTGCTGATATGACCATTTTTAAATAAAAAACTTGGTTTATAATCCAATTCCATCCCTCCATTTTATTACCATAATATTATATGTGAAAATGAAAAATTTTTCTACATTTTTCTTTTTAATATTGACTTTTTCTATTATTTCTAGTATCTTTTTATTACAATAGAAGTCTATAGAAGGGTGAAAATATGAGTAAGAGAAAGATTTTTTTTATTTTGTTTCCACTATTTTTAGGGGTAGCAATATATTTTTTATATAGGAGTAGAAATCTATTTTATTTTAAAATTTTTACAACTCATCCTGTTATTTACAGTTATGTTATTAAAATAAGGGATATAGCTTGGTTATATCGTAAACATCTTCCACTTTGGACTGTTTACTCACTTCCAGATGGACTATGGCTATTCTCATTTGGTGCAATTTTACTATTGGATAGGTTTTTTTATCTCCTTCACTTTACAGTTTTTACAGCTATCTATATTTTTATGGTAGCCTTAGAATTTTTACAAAAACGTTTTGGTGGGCATGGTACCTTACTAGGAACTTTTGATAAATTAGATATTTTATTTTTTACACTGGGATATATCTCTATTGTCCTTATTTCTAATTTTTTTCATAGAAGAGATAAAAAACATTCCTCTGAAATAACTCTTGTAAGCAGGAGAAAAGAGATTGTAGAAGATATCAAATACTGTTTTATATTTACAATTTTAGGTGCTTTACCTAGTCTATTTTAAGGCTAGGTTTTTTCTTTTTTTTATGTTAAAATAATTTCAATAAAAGATAAGGGGGGTCAGTTATGAATTTAGATTTTTTACTAGATGATGTTATAAAAAATAGAAGAGCTCTTCATCAAATCCCAGAAGTTGCTCTAAATGAATTTAAAACTCAAAAATATTTAAGAGAGTATCTTGTATCTATTGGATTAAATCCTCAAGATATTTGTGAGACTGGTCTATATGTCTATATTGAAGGAAAGGACAAAGAGAACTGTATAGCTTTTCGTTCAGATATTGATGCTTTAAATATTTTAGAAGAAAATGAGATTGAATTTGTATCTCAAAACAAAGGACAGATGCATGCTTGT is a window encoding:
- a CDS encoding iron-containing alcohol dehydrogenase — its product is MKLDFNYYNPTKIYFGKTSLNNLKDELKNYGKTILLVYGKNSIKKNGLYDKIITILKEADKKVIELAGIKSNPTYKQMMEGARLVRENNVDLILGVGGGSVIDCSKAISVSAYCNGDPWEKYWVNFEKIDNKIIPVGAVLTMAGTGSEMNGGSVITNEEKMLKNGRVFSPDVYPKFSILNPEYTYTVPKYQMVSGIFDTLSHLMEQYFSGDDNNTTDYILEGVMEALIDNARVALNNPEDYEARSNIMWCTTIGLNTITGVSKTQDWEVHMIEHQLGAYTDCAHGIGLAIISVPYYKYIYKYGLDKFVRFAKKIWKIDDKNLTKDEIAIAGIEKLADFIKELGIPTTLREIGTTEDMLPKIANSTIILDGGYKKLTSNEILNILKEAY
- a CDS encoding carboxymuconolactone decarboxylase family protein, with protein sequence MTDREKSIVIVSVFTAKGDMIELEKSIKLALEKGVTVNEIKESMIQLYAYCGFPRSLNALGILFKIIRNILSEGR
- a CDS encoding alpha/beta fold hydrolase, with protein sequence MDYKPSFLFKNGHISTCFPTIFRSVEVRYRRERINTPDLDFIDIDWIKNGHTKVIVLCHGLEGSSRSKYIQGMAKYFSERGWDVLAMNYRGCSGEINRKVKFYNMGQIEDLEVVLKKTADYKKVVIAGFSLGGGLVLNYLGSQKELPKNIFCAMAVSAPCDPLGSARTFVKKENKIYTKYFMDKLKKKMLEKSVIYPKKIEIDKILACETIEEFDNIFTAPQYGYRDAEDYYEKVSPKKAIPFIKVPTFILMAEDDPIMSEECYPIREAKKNKHVTLQITKYGGHVGYARFFKEPYWLEERLFSYVENKK